The Hymenobacter sp. GOD-10R genome includes a window with the following:
- a CDS encoding alpha-L-rhamnosidase yields MNYKLLLSLFAAILLSAFRVTAPTGVALQNLRCELLTNPKGIDATAPRLSWELTGSERGIEQTAYQVLVASTPEKLAADQGDLWDSGKVTSSQSVHVAYAGAPLKSRRQCYWKVKTWTNKGESAWSPANSWSMGLLNYLDWKGRWIGFDHPFAWDKEESHARLSARYYRKEFTAAKPIKQATAYIVGLGLYELYLNGQKVGDQVLAPAPTDYTRNVKYNTFDVTSLLKQGPNALGAALGNGRFYAMRQNYKPYKIKTFGYPKMLMQLEVTYADGSTDVIKTDETWKGTADGPIRTNNEYDGEEYDATKEMSGWSTAGFNDKSWLKAELVQEPGGAFEAQMNDNMKVMETRKPASITRLKPNVYILDMGQNMVGWLRMRTTGKRGDKVTLRFAETLQKSGELYVANLRDARVTDVYTLRGGGPETWEPTFVFHGFRYVEVTGFPGTPMVQDFDGRVVYDDIQTTGEFTTSDPTINQVYKNAYWGIRGNYKGMPIDCPQRNERQPWLGDRTTGAYGESFVFDNSRLYAKWVDDIANAQKADGSIPDVAPTFWRYYGDNVTWPGTYLTVADMLYTQYGDSKPIEKHYDSMKKWLAYMDANYMTSDYIVTKDKYGDWCVPPESEKLIHSQDPARNTDGVLIASSTYYQMLNLMQRFATIVGKPQDAQEYAALGAKIKESFNKKFLNAESCQYSNNTVTANLLPLAYGMVREQDQAKVFQNIADKILVENKGHISTGVIGTQWLMRGLTTHGRPDIAYKLATNRDYPSWGYMAANGATTIWELWNGNTADPAMNSQNHVMLLGDLLIWYYENLAGIKSTPGAPGFKQLEMKPALIDGLTSTQASYRSVHGLIRSSWKRDAKRFTWNISVPGNTKALVYLPAKSEKDVREGGKKAESAPGVKFVRMEEERAVFEVGSGDYAFEVK; encoded by the coding sequence ATGAACTACAAACTCCTGCTTTCTCTCTTCGCGGCAATCCTGCTGTCGGCTTTCCGAGTGACGGCGCCCACTGGCGTGGCGCTGCAAAACCTGCGGTGTGAGCTGCTGACCAACCCCAAAGGCATCGACGCCACCGCACCCCGGCTGAGCTGGGAACTGACCGGCTCGGAGCGCGGCATCGAGCAAACGGCGTATCAGGTGCTGGTCGCCTCCACGCCCGAGAAGCTAGCCGCTGACCAGGGCGACTTGTGGGATTCGGGGAAGGTAACTTCTTCGCAATCGGTGCACGTGGCCTACGCAGGCGCGCCGCTCAAAAGCCGTCGGCAGTGCTACTGGAAGGTAAAGACCTGGACGAACAAGGGCGAAAGCGCCTGGAGCCCCGCCAATTCCTGGAGCATGGGCCTGCTGAACTACCTCGACTGGAAAGGCCGCTGGATCGGCTTCGACCACCCGTTTGCCTGGGATAAGGAAGAGTCGCACGCCCGGCTCTCGGCCCGCTACTACCGCAAGGAGTTCACCGCCGCCAAGCCCATCAAGCAGGCTACGGCCTACATCGTCGGGCTAGGTCTGTACGAGCTGTACCTGAACGGGCAGAAGGTGGGCGACCAGGTGCTGGCGCCCGCCCCCACCGACTACACCCGCAACGTGAAGTACAACACCTTCGACGTGACCTCCCTGCTCAAGCAAGGCCCCAATGCCCTAGGTGCCGCGCTCGGCAACGGCCGCTTCTATGCCATGCGGCAGAACTACAAGCCCTACAAAATCAAGACGTTTGGCTACCCCAAGATGCTGATGCAGCTAGAAGTAACCTACGCCGACGGCAGCACCGACGTCATCAAGACCGACGAAACCTGGAAGGGCACCGCCGACGGTCCCATCCGCACCAACAACGAGTACGACGGTGAAGAGTACGACGCCACCAAGGAAATGTCCGGCTGGAGCACCGCCGGCTTCAACGACAAAAGCTGGCTGAAAGCGGAGCTAGTGCAGGAGCCCGGCGGCGCCTTCGAGGCCCAGATGAACGACAACATGAAGGTGATGGAGACGCGCAAACCGGCGTCCATCACCCGCCTGAAGCCCAACGTGTATATCCTCGACATGGGCCAGAACATGGTGGGCTGGCTGCGGATGCGCACCACCGGCAAGCGCGGCGACAAAGTGACCCTGCGCTTTGCTGAAACCTTGCAAAAAAGCGGCGAGCTGTACGTGGCCAACCTGCGCGACGCCCGCGTAACCGACGTGTACACCCTGCGCGGCGGTGGCCCCGAAACCTGGGAGCCGACCTTCGTCTTTCACGGCTTCCGCTACGTGGAGGTCACGGGCTTCCCCGGCACGCCCATGGTGCAAGACTTCGACGGCCGCGTGGTGTACGACGACATCCAGACCACCGGCGAGTTCACGACTTCGGACCCGACTATTAATCAGGTGTATAAGAATGCCTACTGGGGCATTCGGGGCAACTACAAGGGCATGCCCATCGACTGCCCGCAGCGCAACGAACGCCAGCCCTGGCTCGGCGACCGGACGACCGGCGCCTACGGGGAGAGCTTCGTGTTCGACAACAGCCGCCTCTACGCCAAGTGGGTCGACGACATTGCCAACGCCCAGAAGGCCGACGGCAGCATCCCCGACGTGGCCCCCACCTTCTGGCGTTACTACGGCGACAACGTGACCTGGCCCGGCACCTACCTCACCGTCGCCGACATGCTCTACACCCAGTACGGCGACAGCAAACCCATTGAGAAACACTACGATTCGATGAAGAAGTGGCTGGCCTACATGGACGCCAACTACATGACCTCGGACTACATCGTGACCAAGGACAAGTATGGCGACTGGTGCGTGCCGCCTGAATCGGAGAAGCTGATTCACTCCCAGGACCCCGCCCGCAACACCGACGGCGTGCTCATTGCCAGCAGCACCTACTACCAGATGCTCAACCTGATGCAGCGCTTCGCCACCATCGTCGGCAAGCCGCAGGATGCGCAGGAATACGCCGCCCTAGGTGCCAAAATCAAGGAGAGCTTCAACAAGAAATTCCTGAACGCGGAAAGCTGCCAGTACAGCAACAACACCGTCACAGCCAACCTCTTGCCTCTCGCCTACGGCATGGTGCGGGAGCAAGATCAGGCCAAGGTGTTCCAGAACATTGCCGACAAGATTCTGGTCGAGAACAAAGGCCACATCAGCACCGGCGTTATTGGTACGCAGTGGCTCATGCGCGGCCTGACCACCCACGGTCGCCCCGACATTGCCTATAAGCTAGCCACCAACCGCGACTATCCGAGCTGGGGCTACATGGCCGCCAACGGCGCCACCACCATCTGGGAGCTGTGGAACGGTAACACCGCCGACCCCGCCATGAACTCCCAAAACCACGTGATGCTGCTCGGCGACTTGCTGATCTGGTACTACGAAAACCTAGCCGGCATCAAGTCGACCCCCGGCGCCCCCGGCTTCAAGCAACTGGAAATGAAGCCCGCCCTCATCGACGGTCTGACCTCTACGCAAGCCTCCTACCGCTCCGTGCACGGCCTGATCCGCAGCAGTTGGAAGCGCGATGCCAAGCGCTTCACCTGGAATATCTCGGTGCCCGGCAACACGAAAGCGCTGGTCTACCTCCCCGCCAAATCGGAAAAAGACGTGCGGGAAGGCGGCAAGAAAGCCGAGTCCGCCCCCGGCGTAAAGTTCGTGCGCATGGAAGAGGAGAGGGCCGTGTTTGAAGTAGGCTCGGGGGATTATGCTTTTGAGGTGAAATGA
- a CDS encoding helix-turn-helix domain-containing protein, whose amino-acid sequence MQAKYIDINSISELHHLYGLPKPKHPLVSLFDLTQLNRSSLEADGIYRLGFYSIYYKKFTGALKYGKAYYDFNEGPLMFTAPGQVITPSPDLQIEEGWGLVFHPDLLNRTELGRKITSYSFFHYDANEALHISEEEKLIIEGCVENIKREYSQNIDQHTQSLIQNNIELLLNYCDRFYNRQFLTRANVSNDLVQRFEKLLKAYFAQETLIEAGLPDVKFFAAALHLSPHYLSDLLKRYTGKTTQEHIHLHLTDKAKALLWSTEKSISEIAYDLGFEHPSHFTKIFKTKTGKSPTEYRYLN is encoded by the coding sequence ATGCAAGCCAAGTATATCGATATCAATTCTATCAGCGAGTTGCACCACCTATATGGCTTGCCAAAACCCAAGCACCCGCTCGTGTCGTTGTTCGACCTGACGCAGCTAAACCGCAGCAGCCTGGAAGCAGACGGTATTTACCGGCTAGGTTTTTACAGCATCTATTACAAGAAATTCACCGGCGCTTTGAAATACGGTAAGGCGTATTATGATTTCAACGAAGGCCCGCTGATGTTTACCGCTCCCGGCCAGGTAATAACGCCAAGCCCCGACCTTCAAATAGAAGAAGGCTGGGGCTTAGTATTTCACCCGGATTTATTAAATAGAACGGAGCTAGGTAGAAAAATAACTAGCTACTCGTTTTTTCACTACGATGCAAACGAAGCCTTGCACATATCCGAAGAGGAGAAGCTAATTATTGAAGGCTGCGTTGAAAATATTAAAAGAGAATATTCGCAGAATATCGACCAGCACACACAAAGCCTGATTCAGAATAATATCGAGCTGTTGCTTAATTACTGCGACCGGTTCTACAACCGGCAGTTTCTAACTAGAGCCAACGTAAGCAACGATTTGGTGCAGCGTTTCGAGAAGCTGCTGAAAGCGTATTTTGCCCAGGAAACGCTGATCGAAGCTGGCTTGCCGGATGTGAAGTTCTTTGCTGCCGCCCTGCACCTGTCGCCGCACTACTTGTCGGACTTGCTGAAGCGCTACACCGGCAAGACCACCCAGGAGCACATCCACCTGCACCTGACCGACAAAGCCAAAGCGCTGTTGTGGAGCACCGAAAAGTCAATCAGTGAAATTGCGTATGACCTAGGTTTTGAACATCCCTCGCATTTCACCAAGATCTTCAAGACGAAGACAGGGAAATCGCCGACGGAGTACCGGTATCTGAACTGA
- a CDS encoding SDR family oxidoreductase, which yields MAKTVLITGASSGFGKETAKLFQQNGWNVVATMRAPEKEDELTKLENVLVAHLDVQDLASIQRAVKAGAEQFGGINALVNNAGYGLMGVFESASREQIQKQYAVNVFGLMDVTQAVLPYLRANGGGTIINISSFGGVVALPFGSLYNSTKFAVEGFSESLSHELAKLNIAVKIVEPGGVHTNFRDGLEIIKNDVAEYNPLMAGFFQRYAQPTEHLANATAADVASTIYQAATDGKAQLRYVVGEDAQFYIGAKKENSEEDFVKLVRDWFIN from the coding sequence ATGGCAAAGACCGTGTTGATTACCGGGGCTTCCTCCGGTTTCGGGAAAGAAACCGCCAAGTTGTTTCAGCAAAACGGCTGGAATGTAGTAGCAACCATGCGCGCCCCGGAAAAGGAAGATGAGCTAACCAAGCTAGAGAACGTGTTGGTCGCGCACCTAGATGTGCAGGACCTAGCGTCCATCCAACGAGCTGTTAAAGCAGGAGCGGAGCAGTTCGGCGGCATCAATGCGCTGGTGAACAACGCAGGATATGGATTAATGGGCGTTTTTGAGTCGGCCAGTCGCGAGCAGATTCAGAAGCAGTATGCCGTGAATGTGTTCGGCCTGATGGATGTAACACAAGCCGTGCTGCCGTATCTGCGGGCCAATGGCGGCGGAACCATCATCAACATCTCTTCTTTCGGCGGCGTGGTGGCCCTGCCGTTTGGCAGCCTCTACAACAGCACCAAGTTCGCCGTGGAAGGCTTCTCCGAATCGTTGTCGCACGAGCTGGCGAAGCTGAATATTGCCGTGAAAATCGTGGAGCCCGGCGGCGTGCATACCAACTTCCGCGACGGCCTAGAAATCATCAAAAACGACGTGGCTGAATACAACCCCTTGATGGCTGGGTTCTTCCAGCGCTACGCCCAGCCAACGGAGCACCTAGCCAATGCCACCGCCGCAGACGTGGCTAGCACTATCTACCAAGCCGCCACCGACGGCAAAGCCCAATTGCGCTACGTGGTAGGTGAGGACGCGCAGTTTTATATCGGCGCGAAAAAGGAAAACAGCGAAGAGGACTTCGTGAAACTAGTCCGCGACTGGTTTATTAATTAA